Genomic window (Thermomicrobiales bacterium):
ACGGCCCGATGGCGCTCGGGGATGCGAGCGACGCCTGGTACCTGAACCGCAATTCGAAGAACCCCGATCTCGCCTGGGCGTTCATCGCGGCATTCAATTCCGCTGAGAGCCAGGCCGCCCATGCGGTTGTCGATCCTCCGCCTTCCGGCGTGACGATGCGCGGGCCGATATGTTGGCTGGCGTTGGCGACGCTGTTGGCCGCGAAGATGCTGGATGTCGCGGAGTCGTTGCCGGTCCCACCTCCGGAACCGCGTTCCGCAAGCTGATCAGTCGTGCAACGCTGGCCACTGCTTGCGACCGGTTAAACGACACCCGATGAGGACCAGCCGGTTCGCCGACGAGCTGACTCGGGCCATGGGTGCCCAACGTCATCTCGAGCCGCACCATGAGCGGCCACCGTGACTGAACTGGCTGGCCGATGCGGAAACGCCGCCACCGATCGCTAGCGCAAAGGGGAGCAACGGCCCTACGTCGCTGCCATTACCCCGGCAGCGATTCTGCTCTCGGCGTTCTTCATCTTTCCGGCGTTTGGGTCATCTACACCAGCACGACCAGTCTCTCATCGACCAACTTCAGCAGGAGCGCAGTTCGTCGGGTTGAACACCGGCGCTTGGGCGAACCCCGACTTCTGGTTCGTCAAGAACACGGTCATCTTCACCATCGGCGCTGCCATGATCGGCCAGACGATCGGCGGTCTGCTGATCGCGCTGCTGATCCATCATGCGCGGATTCACAAGCACAAGCTGGCCGGTGGCGTTCACCGCGGTCTTGCTCGGCTGGATTCGCCCGCCAACCCTGGCGGGCTCATCTGGGGCGGCATTTTCGACGACGCAACGATGAACACGGTGCTGACGGACGCTTCATCTGCCGCGCGTATCGACACATGTTGGGCGACTACTCGATGCTGGCTGTCATCCTGGTCGAGTCGTGGCGCGGGCTTGCGTTCGCGCTCATCATCGCAAGGTCTGGTGAACGATTCCAGACCAGGTCTACGTGAAGTGGCCAGCATCGACGGCGCGACGCCGCGGATGCATCACAGCGACGCCCCCGGCGCTTTGTGGCACGTCATCTCGCTGGTCTTTGCTGGTGACGACGATCGTTCACCATCGGCAGCTTCCTGATGATCCTGATCTTGCTCAATGGCACCCGGCGTGCCACGGAAACCACGCTGCAACGCTACCATCAGGCGTTCACGCTCTTCGACATCGGGTACGGTGCGGCGCTCTCGGTGGTCATGCTGGTGCTGAGCCTGTTCTTCGCGCTCTTCTATTTGCGCCTGGCGCGAGCGAGCAGCAGTAATGGAACAGCAACTCACGCCTCCGCCAATGGTGAAAGAGCGCTATTCCAGCCGGGCCCGCTGGTTGACGAATATCGCGTTGATTCTTGTTTCACTGCTGTTTGCGGTGCCCTTCTTGTGGATCGTGGCAGCCGCGTTCGATGGCGATGCGGGCAGTACGCCTCGGCTGAACGAGCCGACGGACACTTCGCTATCTCTTCGACGAACGCGATGTCGGGCGCGCGCTGCGCAGTCAGCCTCAGCGCCCGTGTCGGTTTCCGATGCGCTGGCCACGGTATTGGCGTCACTGGCGGGGTTCGCGCTCTCGCGGTTGCGATTCCGTCACAAGACCTATGCCGTTTACGCGGTGCTGTTGCTCTATGCCATCCCGATCGCGGCCACCATGGGTGGCGATCTACGACCTGGCCGACCGGCTCGACTTCATCGACATTCCTTCCGCGGGCTGATCCTGGCGCAGACCGCCATGATCCTGCCGTTCCTGATCTGGTTGATGAAGGTTCTACGATGGCTTGCCGCGTTACCTGGATGAAGTTGCCGCCATGACGGCTGGTCGACCTGGCGCGCGCCTGGTGGGACATTCTGCGCCGTTGAGCAAGACAGGTTTGGCGATTACGGCCGGGTTCGCGTTCACCGCGGCATGGTTCGAGGTGCTGCTGGTCATCATCATGATCACCCAGCAGGACAAAGCGACCTTGCCGCTGCAGTTCTTCTTCGCCGCCGATGGCGGCCGCAATGCCGAAGTCACCGCGGCGCTTTGGCGTGCTCTATCTCACGCCGGTGCTGATTCTTTCCTGATCCCGCCGCTGGATGGTGCGCAGCCTGATTACGTCCACCCGAGGGCTTTGATGGCGCGCTTCCCCTCGATGCATTGGTTCCGCGACTTTGCAGCGCAATTTTGGTGCGTTGATTCCGGAGGTTTGTCGTGGACTATCGCTCATTCGATGCGATCGTGCGGTTCGTTTGGCACGCGCGGCGATCTCGCTGCTCAGCCGCTGGCAGCGGAGTCGCCATCAGCAGCGACTCGCGCTTGGCAATGGAAGTTGCGCAGGTTTCGGCGGTACGCCGGAGCCGAGTGAAGGCGCCGCCGACAGCGCCACGCCGTTCGTGCAGACGGCGGCCGGGGGCACATTCCTCTCAACGCCTCGTCATCTCCTGGAAGCCGGCAAGCACGGGACGCATCTCCTGGCCAACTGAGCGGTCCTCGACAGACGATCCATCTTTTCCGACCGGCCTCAGCATGCTTTGGCCAGGTCGAGACGGAGACATTTCTCGGAGCAGTATGGGCTTCACACCGGCCAACTCGCCCAATGTGGCCCTGGTGGTGAGCACACCAGCCGGGGAAGAGGACATTCTCATACTGGAGTTACTCAACCCGACGTATGAACGTGATGGAATCTGCTTATCTACGAAGCCAACATCCCGTATTCGGGCGAAGGTTTACGCCGGCGGCTGACCGCCAACAGACCAGAAGCTGGCTTCCGAATTTGCGCATGCGTCGCTCTTCATCGACGACTGTCCGGGGTGATGTGACTTGATGCCTGGATGCTGACATGCACTATTGGGGGGAGTTGGCTGGCGCTCGAGATTTCTTTGCTTGATCGATGATCGATGCCAGCCGCAGATGGATTCGAGAAGACCGACCGGGATTGCATGACCCAGTTCCTGACTGCACGAACAATTGCCATTCCAGCAAATCCAACCACTGATGTTTGCCTCGATGAAGGAAGGTGTTGATGTCTCGCAGCGGTGATGGCGGATACGGTGCGGCCGAGCATCTCTGGAAAACGTACACCGAGGCCGCGGGACCAATCGTCCGCATTCAGCCAGCCATCAGCGATGGGAGCTGGTGTCCCTCCTGACCATCCGGTGCGGCAAAGACGACGACGTTGCGTATGGTGGCGGGGCCGAGCTTCTGGATGCGGGTGAGATCAATATCGGCGACCAGAATGTGGTGCCGCTTCCGGCCAAGGACCGAGACATCGCGCTCGTCTTCCAACAGTACGCTCTCTATCCACATGACCGTGCGAGAGGAACCGGAGCATCCGCTCAAGATCCAGAAGCTGACCAAAGAGGAGATCACCAAGCGGGTCGACAATGCCGCCAAACTGCTCAACTGAGCTGGCAAGATGGACCGCGCTGGGGAGCTCTGGCGGCGAGCAGCAGCGGTGGTGCCGGGCCGGGCGATCGTGGCGGCTCGGCGTCTTCCTGATGATTGTCGCCTGAATCTCGACGCCATCCTGCGCGTGCGGAACCCGCACCCTGCGTTGGGAGCGGAGACTGGTGTGACCACCATCATCACCCATGACCAGAGCGAAGGATGTCGATGTCCGACCGATTGCTGCTGTGATGAATCACGGTATCATCCAGCAGGTCGGCGAGCCTGATCATATTTACGCACCCGGCCAATACCTTAGGCGGGTTCATCGCGATCCGCCGATGAATCTCTTCGATGCAGAGCGACCGGCGGATGGAACGTGATCGATGGCGATTGGGTGATCCAGGCTCCGGCCGATCTGCCGCAGGGACCACCGCTATGCGCGGCCGAGAGCATTCGGCTTTCGTTGACAGAGCGCGAAGGCTGGCATCCGATGTCACCATGTATATTTCCGAACCGCAGGGTTCCGAACCATCGTCAATCTGCATCAGGGCGAGAAGTTCATCTGTGGTGACCGAGCCGGAGATCTCTGGCCCGTCCAACGAAACGGTGGTGAATCTGGAGCGCGGCGCGATGCGGTTATTCGACGCGACGACCGGGCAGGCGATTTAGGGATTGGGTCCGGGGCCCGATCCCGGAGTCGGCCGTCAAGGGTCGAAGGTCCAGGGTTGATGACGAACTCGGTGCGGGGGCCGATCAGACTACCTCGATCGTTCCGGTCATGGCAGGGTGCGGCCCACAGACGCATTGGTATGCCCTACCTGAAAAAGAGCCGCGCGTAGGCGGTCGCGGTCCAATCAAGCCAGAACGCTCGATCGCCCCGTCGATGACGATTGTGTGTCCTCGACGGAGTTGCTGTTGGTCCAGACGACGAGTGCGCCGGCCGCAGAGATTTCGACCGCTCCCGGTTCGAAGTTGCCGGACTCCATGCCGCCGGTGATGTCGATGACCACGGCCCTGCCAGGCGCGGTGAGCGATTCGTCGCTGGACGCTTGCCCGACCTCGATTGGTCCCATTTCGAATGGTGCGAAACCGCCGGGTGTACCGATGAGTTCCCAGATCCCGTTCGTCGGGAAGGTCAGCACGACGGTGTAGTTCCCGGTGCCGGGGACTTTCGTCGCGGTTTCTTCGATCGATTCGCCGTTTTCACTGTTGGTGGCAGAAACCGTTAGTGGGTCGATGTCGACCGGCGAGATACCGTGTTGCTTGATCACCAGGGAGAGTTCGACTGGCTTCCCAGCCTCGATGACTCCCGGCCGGTCGACGATTTCCACGCTGGCCCAACCACCGGCGCGCGAATGGTGAAGCGGAATCAATGCGAGTCCGGCGAGTGGTGCAAGGGCAACGAAGCGTCTTCTGTTCAAGGCAAGCCTCCTTCGGTGTGGGCAGATGTTCACCGCTCATACACCGGTGGAGGCGTTCAGGTTCCACGAGAACGGGATGTCCTGGGCGTATAGCTCAGGCAAGCACATCTGCCCCGCTGTCCAGCGAGGCCTGACCGCGCATGGCAAGCAGTTGTCATGAGACTGGCTCGAGTGATTCCGCGATGGCGAGCGCCTCGTCCATGGAAAGCGCAGATTCGAGACGGAACCCGATATCGCCTTGCTGCCAAAGGAGAACGTTGGCGGTGGAGCGGGAATCGATGGACTCCTCACCGAAGATGGTCAGATTCGATGCGACTTCGATCCACCAGGCGGGCTCTCCGTTCACCGTCGTCTCGGTGATGGACCCGGTGGAGGTCCCGACGGTCTTGATCATCATGTAGATGTCGTCGGGTGGTTCGAATTGCATCAACAAGGCACCGAGACCGGTTTCGGCGGCCTGCGGAAGCGCGTCGTCCGGTGGCCAGGCCATCAGCCCGAGCACATCGCCGTTTTCGAGCACGTGCAGATAGAGCGCGTCGGGTTGGTCGAGCGCGGCTGGCTGCATCGGTGCGAATGGAAGCCAGCGCACAAAATCCTGCATCGAGGTCGGTGTGCCCAGATTCGGCGTTTCTACCGGCGCGGCCGGTGGTTCGCCGAACTCGATGCGCACACCGTCGATTCCCAGAAAGTCAGCCACCGAGGTGCGAACGGTTGCCGATCCTGCCAGGAGCGCGCCCACGATCAGCAGAACGAGCGCCGCCGCCGCAAGCCAATGCCGTCGATGACGCGCTCGAGGGAGTGGGGTGGGCGCGGCTTGGGTGGCGAGAATCGACTCAGCCAGGTCGGGTGTGGGCGACCAGTCGAGACGGGCACCAAGGGCGGCGAGTTCCAGTTCGAGGTCGTCCCTCGTGATGTCGGACCACCGGCTAGACATCGATGATCCCTCCCTGTCCTGAAACGAGCGCCTCACGGAGGCGAACTGTTGCGCGGCTGAGGCGAGACTTCACGGTCCCACGTGGACATCCGAGCAGACTGGCGATCTCGGATTCGGACAAATCGAGAAAGTACCGGTACGTGATGATCTGCTGATCGGGCAGACTGAGCGTGCGTACCGCCGCGAGGAGTTCTCGATGTCGTTCATTGCGCTCCGCGAGCTCGGCTGGCGATGGTCCAAGGGAGACGATGCGCTCGTCGAGTGGACCGGTCGCGTGGCGGGCGCGCGATCGCACACGGTTCTTCGCTTCGTTGGCGACGATGCGCAGCAGCCACGGGCGAAACGGGGCGTCGGTTCGAAATGAGCCGAGTGCCTGGACCGCTTTGATGAATGCGGTTTGCGTGGCGTCCTGCGCTTCGTCACGATCGCCAGTGATGACCAAGGCAACGCGGAAGGCCACGTCCTGATACCGCCGCACGAGTTGCTCGAGGGCGTGCTGGTCTCCCGTCCTGGCTCGTTGAATAAGGTCGTCGTCGATCGGTGTCTTGCCTCAGTGCGAACCGCGTTTCACTCCTTGTACACCGAAGGAGTGCGATTGGTTCCCGATCGCGCTCGCGGACCATCGATTGTCACGATAGCGCGGTAGGTCCGGGAGATCCCAGGGGATGTTCGTGATCGAAGGTTCTCATGATTCATCGTTTCCCCTGGCGAGGCAAGGCAGTACGCCAATTGGGCACGGTTGCCCGTAAGTACACCAAAGGGGCGGATGATGCTGTTCACCATGCATCACCTCGCCCCTTCGGCATGCACACCCTACCACAGGAGCTGTTTCCCACGGCGAGCTCGTCACCGGCAGGTGGCTGGCTCGCCGTGGGACGAGTGCTTAGTTGGCGGGCGGGATATTTTGGTTGACCCGGAAGAGATTGCCGGGATCGTACTTGGCCTTGATCCTGGTGAGACGCTCGTAATTGGGACCGTAGCTGGCGCGGACCCGATCGGCGCCCTCATCGGAGGCGTCCATCATCATGTTGACATAGGCTCCGCCAGCCGAGTACGGATGCAACGCTTCCCAATACGAGCGCGCCCAGGCAGTCATTGCCGGGATATCGGCCGGGTCGGAGCTGATGCCCGCCATCACCTGACCCCAATTGGCCGTGCGGTAGTTCCAGGCGGTCGCATCGGGCGCAATGCGTCCGGCGACACCATTGATGGGATAGAGGTGCATTCCTGACTTGGCGGTTGGCAAACGTGAGCCGAAATCGGCATGCAGGGCGATCGCTTCATCTGAAAGCTCATCGACGAAATCAGCCTTCCAATACCAGTAGTCGCCAGGTGGGTAGAGACCATCAAAAAGCGATTGCATGGTGGGATGCGGCATCGGCCCGACCCAATCCAGAAGTGGCGTCCCGAACATGGACCGTACCGGCGCGAAGACCTCTTCCGCCGAATCGAGCGAGCCGAGATAGCACCAGACGATGGCGCAGATACTGCGACCCCAAAGCTCCTGTGGGAACGGTTCGGACGACGGGACGATGTGGAACGCGAAAAAGCCATTCAGGTCATCGGGCGCCTGTACGATGAAATCGCGATACCAGGTGAGGATTTCGGTCGTCTGCTCGACTGGCCAGAAAATGGGACCCGCGTAGACCGTGTCGACCGGGTGTAGGCGGAAGAGGAAGGAGGTCACGACACCGAAGTTGCCGCCGCCTCCCCGCAACGCCCAGAAAAGATCCGGGTAGGACTCGGGACTGGCGGTCACAAACGAACCGTCCGCCAGCACGACATCGGCCTCGAGCAAGTTATCGATCGACAATCCACAAGACCGGGTCAGATAGCCGAGCCCGCCGCCGAGGGTGAGACCGCCGACCCCCGTGGTCGAAATGATGCCGCTGGGAGTGGCCATGCCAAAACCGTGGGTGGCGTGGTCGACATCTCCCCATCTGCAGCCGCCTTCGACCCGCACCGTGCGGGCAACCGGATCGACCCGAACGCCGTTCATGGGCGCGAGATCGATCACGATGCCACCCTCGCAGGTGCCCAGGCCAGGACCATTGTGCCCTCCGCCCCGGATCGCCAGCAGCATGCCGGTCTCGCGCGCGAGATCGACGGTGGCGATCACGTCCGCGGCATCGGCACACTGCACGATCAATGCAGGGCGTTTGTCGATCATGGCGTTGTAAATGGAACGCGCTTCGTCATAGCGGTCGTCTTGCGGGGTGAAGACCTCACCCCGGATCGTGCTGGTGAGGCGCTGGATCGCTTCGCTGGACAGGTTCGGAGAACGGGTCAAGGTTGCAGTTGTCATGGTGCTCCTCCTGAATTCTCGTACGACGCGATTGGGTCGATTCAGTGCATGTTTATCCAGTGACTCATGGGGGTCTGCTACCCGGTGATCGGCATTGCGTTTGTCGTTCTGGTGGCCGGAACCCCGCCGAGTCTTGTTCCCATTTCGATCAAGAGTGCTCCGATCCGATGGCGCAGCGTTGTGTCGATCGATGATGTTGCCTGGTGTTCATGCATCATGCGGCGACGGGCCGCCCGGGCGAGATCGGCGTTCTGTCGTTGCTGCGCGGCGACGAAATCACTGTAGAGCGCGCAGTTTCCATGGAAGACCTGTTGCATTGTGCTGCTACTCGCTGTGAGTGATCTCGCACCGGAGCGCATGTCCCGTGCGGATCGGATGCATTCGGTGGATCAGCGGCATCCTGATCCCAGAACCATCATCAGCGAGAAACGGGCCTCGGACATCACCCGTCACTAGGTATTTCCGCGACCATCGATTAGGTATCCGGGTCAGTATTCTCGAGGGACGCCGCATACCCGGCGGCTTCACGGCGACTGCTGACGCCGAGTTTGGCAAGCACGTGCTTGACGTGGGTTGACGCCGTGTGCGGACTGATGAAAAGCGCTTCGGCAATTTCCTTGTCAGTCTTCTGCGCAGCGACGAGGAGCAGCACCTGTTGCTCGCGGGCTGTCAGTCCGGCTGGATGCGTCGATCCTGGCTTCGACGCAGTTAGCCTGTTCGTCAGTTCGGCGATGCGCGCGAGTACGAGAACCGCTCCAAGGCCTTCACAGATTGCCCGGGCTTCGTCCAGGAGTGGCTCAACGGGCATTGCCTGTTTCATCTCCATTCGAAACTTCGCGAGCGCGAGCAACGTCAGGGCGCGTTCGAACGGGGCGTCACAGGCGGTGGCCAGCGCGAGCGACACTTCCAGGTGCGATTCGGCGGAATCCGGGTTGCCGGAGGTTGCTTCCAGCTCTCCCATGATCCTGTGCGCGGCAAGCAGAACCAACGGTTGATCCGGGGACGACGCAAGCGACACTGCCTGCGCGGCGCAGTCTCGAGCCGCGGCCACATCGCCAACTGCCTGATGCCAGATGGCCCACATGAGCTGACCGTCGGCGCGTCCCAGCACCGTTGTGCCCCAAGCGAGCCAGCGGTCGTGTGCTTCCAGCCAACCGCGGGCTCCGTCGAGATCGCCTGCGTCGATGCAGAGTTCCGCGGCCAGGCGCTGCAGGAACAATCCTTCGAGAAACAAGGTATCGCCGGGCTCCGTTCGGTCTCCCTCTGGCAGCAACCTCAGAATCTCATTCCAGGCGGATAGCGGTTCAGCGCGTTGACGGGCGAGGAACGCGTTCGTGGTCGTGACTTCACGGCGCAGATAGACGTTTCCAGGGTCGGGGAGATCGCGGAGAATCTCATCGGCGTCCTTCCATCGTCCGTCCACGACAAAGCATCCCAGGAAGGCGAGCCGCGGGGACACTCCTGGCCGGAGCGCTCCCCCGGCGCGCGCGAGCGCTGCGGCTGCTTCTTCGGCGCGTTGTCGCCTAAGGGACGGATTTCGAGCGCGACAGGTGAGCTCCACGTCCCGAAGCAGACCGAGCAATGTGAAGGCCACGAGCATGTGATGGCCCACCGAGCCGAAGAGCCGTACGGCTTCATGTCCATGCTGGCTGGCGATGTCGGCCTCGCCGAGTGCTGCATGCGCTGCCGCTTGTCCGTTTAGCAGGAACGCACGCATCGCGTCGGTGAAACTGGGAATCGATGGAAGGCCCGAGAGCATCGCCAGGAACTGACGCTGCCGTTCGATCGCCACCTGGGCTTGTCCGGTCGATGTGAAGTACCACAAGTCAGCTCCGCTGAGTGTGTGGAACCCAGCCGCATGCAAGGTTCGCTCTACGGAGACAACTGCCGCGCGATCGAAGGCTGGCATTTCGGAAATTGTGTTCGTCAACCACATCGTGACCATTTTGGTCACCTGATTCGCATCGATCGAAAGGTCAAGCAGTGTTTGCAATCCGGTGGAAAGGTGCTCGATTCCAGCGCGAAAGTGATCTGAGTAGCAAAGCAAGACACCGTGAAGATGGGAAATCAGCGCGGAGGCAATATGATCGCCGGAGCGGGCCGCACGCTCGTCAGTCTCATTCAAGAGTTCCGCGGCTTCGGCTGGATAGGAGAAGCGAAGTAGATACGAGATTCGCAGGATGAGTCGGTTGTATGTGGAGCTCTGGCCCTCCATTGCCTTGATGATGTTGGCTGCGGAACGAAGGAGTTCCGCGGCGGTCAGCCATGCGTATGCGCGCTGCGCCTGATCGGCTGCGCGTTGCAGCCACTCGACCGCCCGAATGTCGCCCGCGAGCTGAAAGTGCAGCGCGACGGCGTCCGGATTCGGGTTCGGTTCCGATGCCATCACCTCGGCGATGCGCTCGTGCCATAGGCGTCGGCGGGGAGGCAGAATCCCCTCGTAGATCGCCTCCCGGGTAAGCGCATGCACGAAGCGGACATGGGTCCCGTTGGGCATGGCCTCGATGAGATGGGCTGCGGCAGCCCGCTCGACGATCGCGAGCAATGCCTCGTCTTCGAGATCGGCGAGCGCTGCCCACAGCGCCAGCGGCACCTCCTGGCCGATCACGGCGGCGATCTCCAGCGGACCCCGCGTGGCTTCTCCCATTCGGGTGACTCGGCTGTCGATTACGTGCTGAATCAACGAGGGAACGACAACGCGGGCAAGCTCCCCGAGCTGTGAGATGTCGCTGCCGACTCGAAGCAGCCCCGCTTCTTCCAGCGA
Coding sequences:
- a CDS encoding FAD-binding oxidoreductase, yielding MTTATLTRSPNLSSEAIQRLTSTIRGEVFTPQDDRYDEARSIYNAMIDKRPALIVQCADAADVIATVDLARETGMLLAIRGGGHNGPGLGTCEGGIVIDLAPMNGVRVDPVARTVRVEGGCRWGDVDHATHGFGMATPSGIISTTGVGGLTLGGGLGYLTRSCGLSIDNLLEADVVLADGSFVTASPESYPDLFWALRGGGGNFGVVTSFLFRLHPVDTVYAGPIFWPVEQTTEILTWYRDFIVQAPDDLNGFFAFHIVPSSEPFPQELWGRSICAIVWCYLGSLDSAEEVFAPVRSMFGTPLLDWVGPMPHPTMQSLFDGLYPPGDYWYWKADFVDELSDEAIALHADFGSRLPTAKSGMHLYPINGVAGRIAPDATAWNYRTANWGQVMAGISSDPADIPAMTAWARSYWEALHPYSAGGAYVNMMMDASDEGADRVRASYGPNYERLTRIKAKYDPGNLFRVNQNIPPAN
- a CDS encoding AAA family ATPase gives rise to the protein MTGPGERAISPPIRQDIPGAHRIVGRTNERGLLSDALQAASNGTGRLILLSGEAGIGKTSLARDLAIEAEATGIQFETGHCFDVSSAPPYGPWLEVFRRHRSDTSWPDPPAAFRNGELGPVPDQAALFAEVRSFFEDLAASLPLFLLLEDLHWADPASVELLRSLAPALADMPMLVIATYRHDELPRRHTFAQMLPALVREGDSLRLELKRLDGSALLLLIRHEYRLSSADAVRLSAYLERHTDGNPFFAVELLRSLEEAGLLRVGSDISQLGELARVVVPSLIQHVIDSRVTRMGEATRGPLEIAAVIGQEVPLALWAALADLEDEALLAIVERAAAAHLIEAMPNGTHVRFVHALTREAIYEGILPPRRRLWHERIAEVMASEPNPNPDAVALHFQLAGDIRAVEWLQRAADQAQRAYAWLTAAELLRSAANIIKAMEGQSSTYNRLILRISYLLRFSYPAEAAELLNETDERAARSGDHIASALISHLHGVLLCYSDHFRAGIEHLSTGLQTLLDLSIDANQVTKMVTMWLTNTISEMPAFDRAAVVSVERTLHAAGFHTLSGADLWYFTSTGQAQVAIERQRQFLAMLSGLPSIPSFTDAMRAFLLNGQAAAHAALGEADIASQHGHEAVRLFGSVGHHMLVAFTLLGLLRDVELTCRARNPSLRRQRAEEAAAALARAGGALRPGVSPRLAFLGCFVVDGRWKDADEILRDLPDPGNVYLRREVTTTNAFLARQRAEPLSAWNEILRLLPEGDRTEPGDTLFLEGLFLQRLAAELCIDAGDLDGARGWLEAHDRWLAWGTTVLGRADGQLMWAIWHQAVGDVAAARDCAAQAVSLASSPDQPLVLLAAHRIMGELEATSGNPDSAESHLEVSLALATACDAPFERALTLLALAKFRMEMKQAMPVEPLLDEARAICEGLGAVLVLARIAELTNRLTASKPGSTHPAGLTAREQQVLLLVAAQKTDKEIAEALFISPHTASTHVKHVLAKLGVSSRREAAGYAASLENTDPDT
- a CDS encoding sigma-70 family RNA polymerase sigma factor; translated protein: MDDDLIQRARTGDQHALEQLVRRYQDVAFRVALVITGDRDEAQDATQTAFIKAVQALGSFRTDAPFRPWLLRIVANEAKNRVRSRARHATGPLDERIVSLGPSPAELAERNERHRELLAAVRTLSLPDQQIITYRYFLDLSESEIASLLGCPRGTVKSRLSRATVRLREALVSGQGGIIDV